One Cyanobium sp. Tous-M-B4 DNA window includes the following coding sequences:
- a CDS encoding creatininase family protein, with amino-acid sequence MPQQRHLEQLAWPQVQELAAQPGSTVVWPWGAVEQHGPQLPLGTDGLFAERVLDAVLAALEPSLPILRLPLQSIGFSPEHRGFSGTISLPPQVLIEQLVAVGHELAGTGFQRLVLFNGHGGQISLLQTAARQLRAERPELAVLPCFLWSGPEGIAELIPEPERSDGLHAGLAETSLMLHLAPQLVGEQRPSDGKRGEVIPSGWSLEGAAPLAWLSQELSLTGVVGDARGASAALGAQLFDRLVAGWQHRFETLLASSWPGQGTVRVR; translated from the coding sequence ATGCCCCAGCAGCGCCACCTTGAGCAGCTGGCCTGGCCGCAGGTTCAGGAGCTTGCAGCCCAGCCAGGAAGCACGGTTGTCTGGCCCTGGGGCGCGGTCGAGCAACACGGCCCCCAACTGCCGCTCGGAACGGATGGCCTGTTTGCCGAACGAGTGCTGGACGCAGTTTTGGCAGCGCTGGAGCCAAGCCTGCCGATCCTGCGGCTGCCGCTGCAGAGCATCGGCTTCTCCCCAGAGCACCGTGGTTTCAGTGGCACCATCAGCCTCCCCCCCCAGGTCCTGATCGAGCAACTGGTGGCTGTGGGCCACGAACTGGCTGGCACAGGTTTTCAGCGCCTGGTGTTGTTTAACGGACACGGTGGCCAAATATCCCTGCTCCAGACCGCTGCGCGCCAGCTGCGGGCGGAGCGGCCCGAGCTAGCCGTGCTGCCCTGCTTTTTATGGAGTGGTCCCGAGGGGATCGCCGAGCTCATCCCCGAACCGGAGCGCTCCGACGGGCTGCACGCGGGCTTGGCGGAAACCAGCCTGATGCTGCACCTCGCCCCCCAGCTGGTGGGCGAACAGCGCCCCAGCGATGGCAAGCGAGGCGAGGTCATCCCATCGGGCTGGAGCCTGGAAGGGGCCGCCCCGCTTGCCTGGCTCAGCCAGGAACTCAGCCTCACCGGAGTGGTTGGCGACGCCCGCGGCGCTTCTGCAGCCCTGGGAGCGCAACTTTTTGACCGGTTGGTCGCAGGTTGGCAGCACCGCTTCGAAACCCTGCTGGCCAGCTCCTGGCCAGGCCAAGGGACGGTCAGGGTTCGGTAG
- the folE gene encoding GTP cyclohydrolase I: MTSTLPSSIPSRTVTPDSAPLPISLRIRERLDAAGVAYLANDNIADHLRDGELEQLEIEVAGKVRELLRSLVIDIDKDHNTEETAERVARMYLHEVFKGRYHEQPKIASFPNVKKLDEIYTVGPITVRSACSHHLVPILGNCWIGIKPGDRVIGLSKFSRVADWVFSRPHIQEEAVMILADEIERLCEPQGLAILVKAQHYCMKWRGVKEPQTSMVNSVVRGDFRLDPSLKAEFFELVKQQECMLST; this comes from the coding sequence ATGACTTCCACCCTGCCGTCCAGCATTCCTTCGCGCACCGTTACACCTGATTCAGCTCCCCTGCCCATAAGTCTGCGAATCCGGGAGCGTCTTGACGCGGCAGGAGTTGCGTACCTCGCAAACGACAACATCGCTGACCACCTTCGCGATGGTGAGCTCGAGCAATTGGAGATTGAGGTGGCGGGCAAAGTTCGCGAATTACTACGTAGTCTCGTCATTGATATAGACAAAGATCACAACACCGAGGAGACAGCTGAGCGTGTCGCTCGGATGTACCTGCACGAAGTTTTCAAGGGGCGCTATCACGAGCAACCTAAGATTGCCAGCTTTCCAAATGTCAAAAAGTTGGATGAAATTTATACCGTTGGTCCGATTACCGTTCGTTCAGCCTGTTCACACCACTTAGTGCCCATTCTGGGCAATTGTTGGATTGGTATCAAGCCAGGTGATCGGGTAATTGGCCTATCCAAGTTCTCTAGAGTTGCCGACTGGGTATTTTCAAGGCCTCATATACAAGAGGAGGCTGTAATGATCTTGGCCGATGAGATCGAGCGTCTCTGTGAGCCCCAAGGTCTGGCGATTTTGGTAAAAGCCCAGCACTACTGCATGAAGTGGCGTGGTGTGAAGGAGCCCCAAACCAGCATGGTCAATTCTGTGGTGCGGGGCGATTTCCGTCTTGATCCAAGCCTCAAGGCCGAATTCTTCGAGCTGGTTAAGCAGCAGGAGTGCATGCTTTCCACCTAA
- a CDS encoding long-chain acyl-[acyl-carrier-protein] reductase, translating into MFGLIGHSTSFEAAREKARTLGFEEFAEGDLDVWCSAPPQLVEHLQVTSATGKTIEGAYIDSCFVPEMLSRFKTARRKVLSAMELAQKNGIDITALGGFTSIIFENFNLLKEQQIRSTTLEWERFTTGNTHTAWVICRQVETNAPKLGIDLSQARVAVIGATGDIGSAVCRWLSQRTGVKELLLVARQPQPLLDLQQELGGGRILKLEEALPEADVVVWVASLPQTLSIDAASLKSPCLMIDGGYPKNLDTKASGNGIHVLKGGIVEFFSDITWQMMEMAEMDDPKRQMFACFAEAILLEFEGIHTNFSWGRNNISLDKMDLIGAASLRHGFQALGLSAQIDPTPALTTA; encoded by the coding sequence ATGTTCGGCCTGATCGGTCACTCCACAAGCTTCGAGGCTGCTCGTGAAAAGGCGCGCACTCTTGGCTTTGAGGAGTTTGCCGAAGGTGACCTCGACGTCTGGTGTAGTGCCCCCCCCCAGCTGGTGGAGCATCTTCAGGTCACCAGCGCCACAGGCAAGACCATAGAAGGGGCATACATCGACTCCTGCTTTGTGCCAGAAATGCTGAGTCGGTTTAAAACCGCTCGCCGCAAGGTGCTCAGCGCCATGGAGCTGGCTCAAAAAAATGGTATCGATATCACCGCTTTGGGCGGATTTACCTCGATTATTTTCGAAAATTTCAACCTGCTCAAGGAGCAGCAAATCCGCTCCACCACCTTGGAATGGGAGCGATTCACTACCGGAAACACCCATACCGCCTGGGTGATTTGTCGCCAAGTCGAAACCAATGCCCCCAAGCTCGGTATCGATCTGAGCCAAGCCCGGGTCGCAGTTATCGGGGCTACCGGCGATATCGGCAGCGCTGTATGCCGCTGGCTGAGCCAGCGCACTGGAGTTAAGGAGCTTTTACTGGTAGCTCGCCAGCCCCAACCCTTGCTGGACTTACAGCAGGAGCTTGGTGGCGGCCGGATCCTCAAGCTGGAGGAGGCCCTGCCGGAAGCCGACGTGGTGGTTTGGGTGGCCAGTTTGCCCCAAACGCTGAGCATCGATGCTGCCAGCCTTAAGTCGCCCTGCCTGATGATCGATGGCGGCTACCCGAAAAACCTAGACACCAAGGCCAGTGGCAACGGCATCCATGTATTGAAGGGGGGCATCGTTGAGTTTTTCAGCGACATCACCTGGCAAATGATGGAAATGGCTGAAATGGACGACCCCAAACGTCAGATGTTTGCCTGTTTCGCCGAGGCCATCCTGCTGGAGTTCGAAGGGATCCACACCAACTTCAGCTGGGGGCGCAACAACATCAGCCTCGACAAGATGGATCTGATCGGTGCCGCTTCCCTGCGCCATGGCTTCCAAGCCCTGGGGCTGTCCGCCCAGATCGATCCCACCCCGGCCCTGACTACTGCCTGA
- a CDS encoding aldehyde oxygenase (deformylating), with protein MATLAPINVTEAFPSDQLPDFSTDTYKDAYSRINAIVIEGEQEAHDNYISIGGLLPDQAEELTKLARMELKHMKGFTACANNLGVTADMPFAKEFFSPLHNNFQKALAEGKVTTCLLIQAILIEAFAISAYHIYIPVADPFARKITEGVVKDEYTHLNYGQEWLKANLETVRGELEQANRENLPLVRKMLEQVAGDAAVLQMDQEDLMADFLTSYQEALLEVGFTSREIAKMAAAALIG; from the coding sequence ATGGCAACTCTTGCTCCTATCAATGTCACTGAGGCGTTCCCATCCGACCAACTGCCCGACTTCAGCACAGATACCTACAAGGACGCCTACAGCCGGATCAACGCGATCGTGATTGAAGGCGAGCAGGAAGCTCACGACAATTACATCTCTATCGGTGGGCTGCTCCCCGACCAAGCTGAGGAGCTGACCAAATTGGCCCGCATGGAGCTCAAGCACATGAAGGGCTTCACAGCTTGCGCCAACAACCTCGGCGTCACTGCTGACATGCCGTTTGCTAAGGAGTTCTTTTCTCCTCTGCACAACAATTTTCAGAAGGCTTTAGCTGAAGGCAAGGTCACAACCTGTCTTTTGATTCAGGCTATTTTGATTGAGGCCTTTGCCATTTCGGCGTATCACATCTATATCCCTGTAGCCGATCCATTTGCGCGTAAGATCACCGAAGGGGTTGTCAAAGATGAGTACACACACCTGAATTACGGTCAGGAATGGCTGAAAGCCAACCTTGAAACCGTGCGGGGGGAGCTGGAGCAGGCAAACCGTGAGAATCTTCCCTTGGTGCGCAAAATGCTTGAGCAGGTTGCCGGCGACGCGGCTGTTCTTCAAATGGACCAGGAGGATTTGATGGCCGATTTCCTCACTTCCTACCAAGAGGCACTGCTCGAAGTTGGCTTCACTTCCAGGGAGATCGCCAAAATGGCTGCTGCTGCACTGATCGGCTGA
- a CDS encoding acetyl-CoA carboxylase carboxyltransferase subunit alpha, whose protein sequence is MARRALLEFEKPLVELEEQIEQIRQLARDSEVDVSQQLLQLETLATRRRKDIFDALTPSQKIQVARHPQRPSTLDYIQVITDEWLELHGDRRGSDDRALVGGVGRIGEQGVVLLGHQKGRDTKENVARNFGMASPGGYRKAMRLMEHADRFRLPILSFIDTPGAYAGVLAEEQGQGEAIAVNLREMFRLRVPILATVIGEGGSGGALGIGVADRLLMFEHSVYTVASPEACASILWRDAGKASTAAEALKITGPDLLKLGIVDLVLPEPSGGNHSAPLQAAETLKSALLEQLSELQGLNESQLVEQRYAKFRRMGRVLDSESPIASPGS, encoded by the coding sequence ATGGCCCGCCGCGCCTTGCTGGAGTTCGAAAAACCACTAGTTGAGCTCGAAGAGCAGATCGAGCAGATTCGCCAGTTGGCTCGCGACTCGGAGGTGGATGTGAGTCAGCAGCTGCTGCAGCTCGAGACCCTGGCCACCAGACGTCGCAAAGACATCTTCGATGCCCTGACGCCCTCCCAGAAGATCCAGGTGGCCCGCCACCCCCAGCGGCCCAGCACCCTGGATTACATCCAGGTGATTACTGATGAGTGGCTGGAGCTTCATGGTGACCGCCGTGGCAGTGACGACCGGGCCCTAGTGGGTGGGGTTGGCAGGATCGGTGAGCAGGGTGTGGTGCTGCTGGGACACCAAAAAGGTAGGGACACTAAGGAAAATGTCGCCCGCAACTTCGGGATGGCATCCCCAGGGGGCTATCGCAAGGCGATGCGGCTGATGGAGCATGCCGATCGCTTTCGTCTGCCGATCTTGAGTTTCATCGATACGCCGGGGGCCTACGCGGGGGTGCTGGCTGAGGAGCAGGGGCAGGGTGAAGCGATCGCCGTCAATCTGCGTGAGATGTTCCGGCTGCGGGTGCCGATTCTTGCCACGGTGATCGGCGAAGGCGGATCTGGTGGCGCCCTGGGCATCGGCGTCGCCGACAGGCTGCTGATGTTTGAGCACAGCGTTTACACAGTGGCCAGCCCAGAAGCCTGTGCCTCGATCCTGTGGCGGGACGCAGGCAAGGCCTCCACCGCCGCCGAGGCTCTCAAGATCACAGGACCCGATCTGCTGAAGCTCGGCATCGTTGACCTGGTGTTGCCCGAGCCCTCCGGCGGCAACCACTCGGCACCTCTGCAGGCCGCTGAAACCCTTAAATCTGCCTTGCTCGAGCAACTCAGCGAACTGCAGGGCCTAAATGAATCCCAATTGGTCGAGCAGCGCTACGCCAAATTTCGCCGTATGGGAAGGGTGCTCGACAGCGAGTCCCCAATTGCCTCCCCCGGCTCTTAA
- a CDS encoding S1 RNA-binding domain-containing protein — MAGTGSQPPSSSSRPVPPGPARPVPARPQPLAPLRKPPQVLMIRKDEPAPPPAATEPALASAPQAPSQLAPLNRVASPAAAPARNDDELFDLGAMEGLTMADLLGPDPGQKRAPKAAVAGEPSTKPAARSVDDFDFDEEAFLAALDDHEPHGTTGEVVRGSVIGVESDGVYVDIGGKAPGFMPKKECGLGVITNLKETFPKGLEVDVLVTGEQNADGMVTISARALALRQSWEKVRLLEKEGKVVQVKVNGFNRGGVTCELEGLRGFIPRSQLQEGENHEALVGKTLGAAFLEVNPETRKLVLSEKKAATAALFQNLEVGQLVEGQVVAIKPYGLFVDLGGVSGLLHQSAISGGQLRDLREVFGQGDRVKALITELDPGRGRIALNTALLEGQPGELLIDRDKVMAEAPERANRARSVLRQQEQGAG, encoded by the coding sequence ATGGCCGGTACCGGCAGTCAACCGCCCTCATCCTCATCCCGGCCCGTGCCCCCTGGTCCTGCGCGCCCAGTCCCTGCACGCCCCCAGCCGTTGGCGCCCCTGCGTAAGCCGCCCCAGGTCTTGATGATCCGCAAGGACGAGCCCGCCCCGCCGCCGGCTGCGACTGAGCCTGCCCTTGCCTCAGCTCCCCAGGCTCCCTCTCAGCTCGCTCCCCTTAACCGGGTTGCTTCACCTGCCGCCGCTCCCGCCCGAAACGACGACGAGTTGTTTGACCTGGGGGCCATGGAGGGCCTCACCATGGCCGATCTGCTGGGCCCTGACCCGGGTCAGAAGCGTGCTCCCAAGGCTGCTGTTGCCGGAGAGCCCAGCACCAAGCCCGCCGCGCGGAGCGTCGACGATTTCGACTTTGACGAAGAAGCCTTTCTGGCTGCTCTTGACGACCATGAGCCCCATGGCACCACTGGAGAGGTGGTGCGCGGCTCCGTGATAGGTGTCGAAAGCGATGGCGTTTACGTGGACATCGGTGGCAAGGCGCCGGGTTTTATGCCCAAGAAAGAGTGCGGCCTGGGGGTGATCACCAACCTCAAGGAGACCTTTCCCAAGGGGCTGGAGGTGGATGTGCTCGTCACCGGCGAGCAAAACGCCGATGGCATGGTGACCATCAGCGCCCGTGCCTTGGCCCTGCGCCAGAGCTGGGAGAAGGTGAGGCTCCTGGAGAAGGAAGGAAAGGTGGTGCAGGTCAAAGTGAACGGCTTCAATCGAGGTGGTGTCACTTGTGAACTTGAGGGATTGCGCGGCTTCATCCCCCGCTCCCAGCTGCAGGAGGGTGAAAACCATGAGGCTTTGGTGGGTAAGACCCTTGGGGCCGCTTTCCTAGAGGTCAATCCAGAGACCCGCAAGCTGGTGTTATCCGAGAAGAAAGCTGCCACTGCAGCCCTGTTCCAAAACCTGGAGGTGGGTCAGCTGGTCGAAGGCCAGGTGGTGGCAATTAAGCCCTATGGCTTGTTTGTCGATCTAGGCGGTGTGAGCGGTTTGTTGCACCAATCGGCAATTAGTGGTGGTCAGCTGCGGGACCTGCGTGAGGTTTTTGGCCAGGGAGACAGGGTCAAGGCCCTGATCACCGAGCTGGATCCGGGCCGAGGCCGAATCGCTCTTAATACCGCTCTTCTCGAAGGCCAGCCCGGTGAACTGCTGATCGATCGCGACAAGGTGATGGCTGAGGCTCCAGAGCGGGCCAACCGGGCCCGCTCGGTGCTGCGCCAGCAAGAACAAGGGGCCGGATGA
- a CDS encoding Tab2/Atab2 family RNA-binding protein produces the protein MKQAAPDWELDYYSRPILEEDGKKRWELLICSTPEVPGPGDVASESFRWAQACPATSVNSIWLREALEAALAAAASQGFGPPRRLRCWRASMRTMVQRAAEGLGLELVPSRRTYALVSWLQERERLVYPQEPGYMAGPLAPPPKALRSIAVPLPEAARGDSWAWATLPLGVLAAASEWELGFAGLVPLPEGVSAELPVPGIRLFSSTRALALAGWLAGLEPVRLEISGLQLVLEAGLEDRWLLTNLPAEEAEVATAAFAAAREQAGGLQFLAVQASEQDQRFEGFWLLRDLPDA, from the coding sequence ATGAAGCAGGCCGCTCCAGATTGGGAGCTCGACTACTACTCGCGTCCCATCCTTGAAGAAGATGGCAAAAAGCGCTGGGAGCTGCTGATCTGTTCCACCCCTGAGGTGCCCGGACCAGGGGATGTAGCGAGCGAATCCTTCCGCTGGGCCCAGGCCTGCCCAGCCACCAGCGTTAATTCGATCTGGCTGAGGGAGGCTCTGGAGGCAGCGTTGGCTGCTGCCGCCTCCCAAGGTTTTGGACCGCCGAGGCGGCTGCGCTGCTGGCGTGCCTCGATGCGCACCATGGTGCAGCGGGCGGCGGAGGGGCTGGGGTTGGAGCTGGTACCCAGCCGCCGTACCTACGCCCTAGTGAGCTGGCTGCAGGAGCGGGAGCGCCTGGTGTATCCCCAGGAGCCCGGCTACATGGCCGGCCCGTTAGCCCCGCCCCCCAAGGCTTTGCGATCGATTGCGGTGCCCTTGCCGGAAGCGGCGCGGGGCGACAGTTGGGCCTGGGCCACCTTGCCCTTGGGTGTCCTAGCCGCTGCATCGGAGTGGGAGCTTGGCTTTGCGGGCCTCGTACCCCTGCCAGAGGGGGTGTCTGCCGAGCTGCCGGTGCCGGGTATTCGCCTATTCAGCTCCACCAGGGCCCTGGCCCTGGCCGGCTGGCTGGCTGGGCTCGAACCCGTGCGGCTTGAGATCAGTGGCCTGCAGCTAGTGCTTGAGGCTGGCCTTGAGGACCGCTGGCTGCTTACCAACTTGCCGGCTGAGGAGGCAGAGGTGGCCACTGCAGCTTTTGCTGCCGCCCGAGAGCAGGCCGGTGGGCTTCAGTTTCTCGCCGTTCAGGCCAGCGAGCAGGACCAGCGCTTTGAGGGCTTCTGGTTGCTGCGCGATCTTCCCGACGCTTGA
- a CDS encoding site-2 protease family protein, whose amino-acid sequence MGEGWQIFKIRGIPLRIHPSWFVILVLATAAFQQHYSLTLKDPMSGAVLWGLGLVTAMLLFVSVLLHELGHSLVALAQGVEVRSITLFLLGGVASVERECSTARGALLVAAAGPAVSLVLGVGLLAATHPAAHLSPLLGAMVSELGTLNMVLALFNLLPGLPLDGGLIVKALVWQASGSQRRGVEVANSCGRFLSLLAIGMGTVLLLRGGGLSGAWLMLLGWFGLGASRNQRQLLALQQTLNELKVRDAAGRRFRVLEAAGRLRELSQMRVSQASEVHQGDWLLVCDRGRWQGFIDDKPLQQLPVQRWDTDSIGDHIQPLSSLPSIRESAPLWQAVQQLEASGRNRLLVLSPAGLPCGTIERPELGEAVLAKLGLRLPAPMLEAARRQGTYPLGLALAQVVRSMVASGEASEEGPANASQ is encoded by the coding sequence GTGGGAGAAGGCTGGCAAATTTTCAAAATTCGGGGCATCCCCCTACGGATCCACCCCAGTTGGTTTGTGATCTTGGTGCTTGCCACCGCGGCCTTCCAACAGCACTACAGCCTCACCCTCAAGGATCCGATGAGCGGCGCGGTGCTCTGGGGCCTGGGGTTGGTTACGGCAATGTTGCTGTTCGTTTCAGTGCTCCTGCACGAATTGGGCCACTCCCTGGTGGCCCTGGCCCAGGGGGTGGAGGTGCGCAGCATCACCTTGTTCCTGCTTGGTGGCGTGGCCAGCGTGGAGCGCGAGTGCAGCACCGCCCGCGGCGCCCTGCTGGTGGCAGCTGCTGGCCCTGCCGTAAGCCTGGTGCTGGGTGTGGGCCTGCTGGCAGCCACCCATCCAGCCGCCCATCTCTCGCCCCTGCTGGGCGCCATGGTGTCGGAGCTGGGCACCCTCAACATGGTGCTGGCCCTGTTCAACCTGCTGCCCGGCCTACCGCTGGATGGGGGCCTGATTGTGAAGGCCCTGGTGTGGCAGGCGAGCGGTAGCCAGCGGCGCGGCGTGGAGGTCGCCAACAGCTGCGGGCGCTTCCTTTCCCTGCTGGCGATTGGCATGGGCACCGTGCTGCTGCTGCGCGGAGGGGGCCTCAGCGGCGCCTGGTTGATGCTGCTGGGCTGGTTTGGACTTGGGGCCTCGCGCAATCAGCGCCAATTGCTAGCCCTGCAGCAAACCCTCAACGAATTAAAAGTACGGGATGCGGCTGGGCGGCGATTTCGGGTGCTTGAGGCGGCAGGTCGGTTGCGGGAACTAAGCCAGATGCGTGTCTCCCAAGCCAGCGAGGTCCACCAAGGCGACTGGCTGCTGGTGTGCGATCGCGGCCGCTGGCAGGGCTTCATCGACGACAAGCCGCTGCAACAACTGCCAGTGCAGCGTTGGGATACGGACAGCATCGGCGACCACATCCAACCGCTCTCGAGCCTGCCCTCCATCCGGGAGTCGGCACCGCTGTGGCAAGCGGTGCAGCAACTAGAAGCCAGCGGCCGCAACCGACTGCTGGTGCTAAGCCCCGCCGGACTCCCCTGCGGCACCATCGAACGCCCCGAGCTCGGCGAGGCGGTGCTTGCCAAGTTGGGGCTGCGCCTGCCCGCGCCCATGCTCGAGGCAGCTCGTCGCCAAGGTACTTATCCACTTGGCCTGGCCCTAGCCCAGGTGGTGCGCTCCATGGTGGCCTCTGGTGAAGCAAGCGAGGAGGGGCCAGCCAACGCCAGCCAGTAA
- a CDS encoding phosphoribosylanthranilate isomerase, which produces MAPPLLKICGLRDPDQAAAVAQLGVDAIGVIGVPGSPRFLEAERRQALFAAMRAAAPCCRGVLVVADPLEQQWPQLELGHGHAVVQLHGSETPQLCDQLRSRLGCEIWKALRIRRPDDLQRAVDYALVVDALLLDAWVPDQLGGTGHRIPIEWLQGFTPVLPWWLAGGIRADRVPELLTQLCPTGLDASSGVERSPGNKDLDQVAALVAAVRVAGLAGPSQSRSVGLAPS; this is translated from the coding sequence ATGGCGCCCCCCCTGTTGAAGATCTGTGGGTTGCGGGATCCGGACCAGGCCGCAGCGGTGGCTCAACTGGGGGTGGATGCGATCGGCGTGATCGGGGTGCCAGGCTCGCCTCGCTTCCTTGAGGCTGAACGCCGGCAGGCGCTTTTTGCGGCGATGCGGGCAGCTGCGCCTTGCTGCCGCGGTGTGCTGGTGGTGGCCGATCCGCTCGAGCAGCAGTGGCCCCAATTAGAGCTAGGACATGGTCATGCTGTGGTGCAGTTGCACGGCTCGGAAACACCCCAGCTCTGCGACCAGCTGCGCTCCCGCCTGGGCTGTGAGATCTGGAAAGCCCTGAGGATTCGCAGGCCGGATGATCTGCAGCGGGCCGTTGACTACGCCCTGGTGGTGGATGCCCTGCTTCTCGATGCCTGGGTGCCCGACCAGCTAGGAGGCACGGGCCATCGCATCCCGATTGAGTGGCTGCAGGGATTTACGCCAGTTCTTCCCTGGTGGCTGGCAGGGGGCATTCGGGCCGACCGAGTGCCGGAACTACTGACCCAGCTGTGCCCCACAGGCCTCGATGCCTCCAGCGGCGTGGAGCGAAGCCCAGGCAATAAGGATCTCGATCAGGTTGCAGCACTAGTGGCTGCGGTACGGGTTGCTGGCCTAGCTGGGCCTTCCCAGTCAAGATCGGTGGGTCTTGCCCCTTCTTGA
- the pgeF gene encoding peptidoglycan editing factor PgeF → MAEAVDPPFDRPDRDFNSLPGWTWIGTYGGYYLQCDLLQSFEHGFFTRQWQGRGPEVLAAYVSAGVSVHRLRQVHSAVVLPASQASADPFPEADGLVSDAGGQSLWACGADCTPVLIADPATGRVAACHAGWRGVAGGILERAVQQLVDGGSRPAELLVALGPAIGGGSYQVQRLVSEQVAASLAAAPEASLLPVLLEQLRQCGALQADEDPMKDRLDIRLAAQLQLELLGVPTAQIGRCPLCTASEPLLFHSWRRDQVKAVQWGGIVSQA, encoded by the coding sequence ATGGCCGAAGCGGTTGATCCCCCCTTTGATCGTCCCGACCGGGACTTCAATTCCTTGCCCGGTTGGACCTGGATAGGTACCTATGGCGGCTACTACCTCCAGTGCGACCTGCTCCAGTCGTTTGAGCACGGTTTTTTTACACGCCAGTGGCAGGGACGGGGGCCTGAGGTGCTGGCGGCTTATGTGAGCGCTGGGGTGAGTGTGCACCGTCTGCGCCAGGTGCACAGCGCCGTGGTTTTGCCAGCCAGTCAGGCCAGCGCCGATCCCTTTCCAGAGGCCGATGGTCTCGTTAGTGATGCCGGCGGCCAAAGCCTCTGGGCTTGTGGCGCTGACTGCACCCCGGTGCTGATTGCTGATCCCGCTACTGGCCGGGTGGCGGCTTGCCACGCTGGTTGGCGCGGTGTGGCTGGTGGCATCCTCGAGCGCGCCGTGCAGCAGCTGGTGGATGGAGGCAGCCGGCCGGCCGAGCTGCTGGTGGCCCTAGGACCAGCGATCGGTGGTGGCTCCTACCAAGTGCAGCGGCTGGTGTCTGAACAGGTTGCGGCGTCTCTAGCCGCCGCCCCTGAAGCGTCTTTGCTGCCTGTTTTGCTTGAGCAGTTGCGTCAGTGCGGCGCTCTGCAGGCCGATGAAGATCCTATGAAAGATCGCCTTGATATTCGTCTTGCAGCCCAGCTCCAACTGGAGCTACTTGGGGTGCCCACGGCGCAAATTGGCCGCTGCCCTCTTTGCACAGCCAGCGAACCACTGCTTTTTCACTCCTGGCGTCGCGATCAGGTGAAGGCGGTGCAGTGGGGCGGCATTGTTTCTCAGGCTTGA
- a CDS encoding SDR family oxidoreductase, with the protein MPDSAPVALITGASRGIGAAAAHKFASAGYDLLLLARSTADLDSLTTALKPTGRRIESIGIDLAEPATIAPGLEDLCSRGLTPAVVINNAGVAYTGSLAEMPLEQWQRLMQLNLSAVFQVCQSLLPRLRQAGGGQIINVNSHAAHQAFPNWGAYCVSKAALLSLSRCLAVEERPFGIRVSTLTLGAVNTPLWESENVHSTFDRRAMLDVERASEALLYLAQQPATSVVEDLTLMPAAGAL; encoded by the coding sequence TTGCCTGATTCAGCACCTGTTGCTCTGATCACCGGCGCCTCCCGAGGCATAGGTGCCGCAGCAGCCCACAAATTTGCCTCTGCTGGCTACGACTTACTCCTGCTGGCCAGGAGCACTGCCGACCTCGATTCGCTCACAACGGCTCTAAAGCCCACTGGCAGGAGAATCGAATCCATTGGCATCGATCTGGCCGAGCCAGCCACTATTGCTCCCGGACTGGAAGATCTCTGCAGCCGTGGGCTCACCCCTGCTGTTGTAATTAACAATGCCGGCGTTGCTTATACGGGCTCCCTGGCAGAGATGCCCCTGGAGCAATGGCAACGATTGATGCAGCTGAATCTCAGTGCTGTATTTCAGGTGTGCCAGTCGCTGCTGCCTAGACTCAGGCAAGCTGGCGGCGGACAGATCATCAATGTGAACAGCCATGCAGCCCACCAAGCCTTCCCCAACTGGGGCGCTTACTGCGTTAGCAAGGCCGCTCTCCTCTCCCTCAGCCGATGCCTTGCCGTCGAAGAACGCCCCTTTGGCATACGGGTAAGCACCCTCACCCTAGGTGCGGTGAATACGCCACTCTGGGAGAGCGAAAACGTCCACAGCACGTTCGATCGCCGTGCCATGCTTGACGTTGAAAGGGCATCTGAAGCCCTGCTGTACTTGGCCCAACAGCCAGCCACCTCAGTGGTGGAAGATCTCACCCTCATGCCGGCCGCCGGCGCGCTTTGA